The Streptomyces laurentii region GCGGCGGCGGCGAACTCGTCCCGGAGCCGGCCGTCGGCGACCGGGTAGAGCGTCAGCGGCTCACCGGCGGCGGGCTTCTCGAACCCCGCGTACCGCTCGCCCTTGTATACGGCTTCGAACAGCATGGAGATGGACATGGGAGTCGGCCCTCCTAGGCCGGTGCGGCGGCGGGGCCGCCGGGGGAAGGGTTCCGGGCGCCGGCCGGGGGCCGGCATCCGGAACGGGGAGAGGGAAGCTGGACGGGGAGAGGGAAGCTGGACGAACAAGCCGAACGGGGGAGGCCGGACGGGGAGTTCAGACGGCGATCGGTACGGCCGCGCCCGCCGTGAGGTCCGCCAGGACCTCCTCGACCCGGTCGAGGGAGGCACGGACCCAGTCGAGCGCGAGCGGATCGTCGGCGCGCAGAGCCGCCTGGCACCGCTCCTCGGTGTCGCCGTACAGCCGGCTGGTGGCCACACGCAGCCGCAGCGACTCCTCCGGCTCGCCGAAGGCGCTGGCGGGCAGCAGCCCCACGCCGTACCGCTCGACGAGCAGCCCGGCGAGTCCGGCTCCGGTCCGTACGCCGTGGACCTCGGCCAGATGGGCGCGGAGCGGCTCGAAGTCCGGGTACAGGTAGCAGGTCGCCACGACCGGCTCCAGCACGGCGCCCGCGGCGGCGAACCGCTCGGCCATCGCGTGGGCCACCCGCTCGTGGAGGCGGCGGCTCGCGGCGATGTGCTCCACGATCTCGTCGGGCTCGGCGAACGCGTACGCGGCGGCGGCCTGCACGGGAGCGGCGGGGCTGGACCAGATCTGGCTGGCCACCCCCACCAGCCGCTCCCCCAGCCGCTGCCCGGTCGCGCCGGCCGGCAGCCGGGCCACCCCGGTCCGCCAGCCGCCGATGGCCAGGTTCTTGGTGAGGCCGGTGGTGACGACGGTCCGCTCGGGCGCGAAGACCGCCGGGGAGACGGCGGGGGTCGCCGCCGGGTCGTACACGAGGTCGCAGTAGATCTCGTCGGAGATGACGACGAGGTCCAGCTCCCGGGCCGCCTCCGCGAACCGCCGCACGGTCTCGGGAGCGGCGATCGTCCCGGTCGGGTTGTCCGGCAGGGTGACGATGACGGAGCGCGGATCGTGGCCGGCGGCGCGGGCGGCGGTGACCGTCTCGCGCAGCAGGTCGGGGTCGGGCACCCCGCCCTGGCCCGGCAGGGTCGGGACGGGGAAGTGGCGAACGCCGATGAGACCGGCCTGCGCCGCGTAACTGACCCAGCTGGGCAGCGGGATGACGACATCGCCGCCGACCGCCAGGAGCAGGCCGAAGAGCATCGGC contains the following coding sequences:
- a CDS encoding aspartate transaminase (Aspartate aminotransferase family. This family belongs to pyridoxal phosphate (PLP)-dependent aspartate aminotransferase superfamily (fold I). Pyridoxal phosphate combines with an alpha-amino acid to form a compound called a Schiff base or aldimine...; cd00609;~Aspartate transaminase [Streptomyces fulvissimus DSM40593];~Aspartate/tyrosine/aromatic aminotransferase [Aminoacid transportand metabolism];~catalytic residue [active];~homodimer interface [polypeptide binding];~identified by MetaGeneAnnotator; putative;~pathway_coverage:01.01.08.31 generation of glutamate from 2-oxoglutarate by transamination (cysteate); pathway_coverage:01.01.08.33 generation of glutamate from 2-oxoglutarate by transamination (4-hydroxyglutamate); pathway_coverage:01.01.08.30 generation of glutamate from 2-oxoglutarate by transamination (sulfinoalanine); pathway_coverage:01.01.08.29 generation of glutamate from 2-oxoglutarate by transamination (cysteine, alternate reaction); pathway_coverage:01.01.08.36 generation of glutamate from 2-oxoglutarate by transamination (phenylalanine); pathway_coverage:01.01.30.11 biosynthesis of tyrosine from chorismate via 4-hydroxy-phenylpyruvate (bacteria); pathway_coverage:02.09.01.06 generation of oxaloacetate from aspartate (transamination); UniProt-pubmed:21036991; pathway_coverage:01.01.30.12 biosynthesis of tyrosine from chorismate via 4-hydroxy-phenylpyruvate (fungi); pathway_coverage:01.20.52.03 (S)-reticuline pathwayfrom L-tyrosine and dopamine via (S)-coclaurine; cofactor:Pyridoxal phosphate (By similarity); pathway_coverage:01.01.77.06 cysteine to pyruvate via 3-sulfinylpyruvate (transamination); UniProt-pubmed:18375553; pathway_coverage:01.01.60.07 degradation of aspartate to oxaloacetate by transamination (2-oxoglutarate); pathway_coverage:01.01.08.35 generation of glutamate from 2-oxoglutarate by transamination (tyrosine); pathway_coverage:01.01.55.20 degradation of glutamate to 2-oxoglutarate by transamination (oxaloacetate); UniProt-pubmed:17209016; pathway_coverage:01.01.85.04 degradation of L-phenylalanine to phenylpyruvate by transamination; pathway_coverage:01.01.08.20 generation of glutamate from 2-oxoglutarate by transamination (aspartate); pathway_coverage:01.01.30.05 biosynthesis of phenylalanine from chorismate via phenylpyruvate by transamination; pathway_coverage:01.01.50.05 degradation of hydroxyproline to glycine and pyruvate; pathway_coverage:01.01.50.06 degradation of hydroxyproline to glycine and pyruvate (alternate reactions); pathway_coverage:01.01.20.01 aspartate cycle (cytosol); pathway_coverage:01.01.85.40 degradation of tyrosine to homogentisate via 4-hydroxyphenylpyruvate;~pyridoxal 5'-phosphate binding site [chemical binding]), translated to MSEASRVTMSATLAADEAIARRRAAGESVLSMASGEIGLPVHPGLRERLAAAAGLGSYGPVAGSPELREAAAGYWSRRGLATTPDQVVCGPGSKPMLFGLLLAVGGDVVIPLPSWVSYAAQAGLIGVRHFPVPTLPGQGGVPDPDLLRETVTAARAAGHDPRSVIVTLPDNPTGTIAAPETVRRFAEAARELDLVVISDEIYCDLVYDPAATPAVSPAVFAPERTVVTTGLTKNLAIGGWRTGVARLPAGATGQRLGERLVGVASQIWSSPAAPVQAAAAYAFAEPDEIVEHIAASRRLHERVAHAMAERFAAAGAVLEPVVATCYLYPDFEPLRAHLAEVHGVRTGAGLAGLLVERYGVGLLPASAFGEPEESLRLRVATSRLYGDTEERCQAALRADDPLALDWVRASLDRVEEVLADLTAGAAVPIAV